A single window of Tautonia marina DNA harbors:
- a CDS encoding DUF1501 domain-containing protein, producing MNRRQFLWHAGGGLGGIALAHLLGTEGILAADEAGVSQRRADLNGGLHHPAKAKRVVQLFMSGAASQCDTFDYKPLLIERNGQAFDPGGKVELFQSDPGAVMASPWAWRQHGECGAWVSDLVPHVASCVDDIAFLPAMVSSSNVHGPATFLQATGFVMPGFPSVGAWVSYGLGILNENLPTFVVLPDSRGFAPNGPANWAAGFLPAEHQGTMIRPSAPRPIRSLFPPETDFLDAEAERDGRALLARLNRSHADDRPGDSRLDARIASYELAARLQLSAPEVLDLSGETEATRRLYGLDEEITADFGRNCLIARRLLERGVRFVQLWSGADNGFPRRNWDSHEDLERDHGEMARSMDRPAAALIKDLKTRGLLDDTIILWTTEFGRMPCSQGGKGRDHNPFTFTSWLAGGGIKGGVTFGASDEWSYKAVEDVTTGYDLHATLLHLLGIDHTKLTVRHDGIDRRLTDVHGHVIEPILA from the coding sequence ATGAATCGTCGTCAATTTCTCTGGCACGCGGGTGGAGGACTGGGAGGAATTGCGCTGGCGCACCTCCTCGGGACCGAGGGGATTCTGGCCGCTGACGAGGCTGGAGTCTCTCAAAGGCGTGCAGACCTGAATGGCGGCTTGCACCACCCGGCGAAGGCCAAGCGAGTGGTGCAGCTGTTTATGTCGGGAGCGGCCAGTCAGTGCGACACGTTTGATTACAAACCACTCTTGATCGAACGAAATGGCCAGGCGTTTGATCCCGGAGGGAAGGTCGAACTGTTCCAGAGCGATCCGGGTGCGGTGATGGCGAGCCCGTGGGCCTGGCGGCAGCATGGAGAGTGTGGCGCCTGGGTTAGCGATTTGGTGCCGCATGTGGCCTCATGCGTCGATGACATTGCCTTTCTCCCGGCCATGGTCTCCTCGTCGAACGTCCACGGCCCGGCAACCTTTTTACAGGCGACCGGGTTTGTCATGCCTGGGTTCCCGAGCGTCGGGGCCTGGGTGTCGTATGGACTGGGAATCCTGAATGAAAACTTACCAACCTTTGTGGTCCTTCCCGACTCCCGAGGTTTCGCTCCCAACGGTCCGGCCAACTGGGCCGCAGGGTTTTTGCCCGCGGAGCATCAGGGGACGATGATCCGGCCCTCGGCCCCTCGGCCGATCCGGTCGCTCTTCCCCCCCGAGACCGACTTCCTGGATGCCGAGGCCGAGCGCGACGGCCGCGCCCTGCTCGCCCGGTTGAATCGAAGCCATGCCGACGATCGCCCCGGCGATTCGAGGCTTGATGCCCGGATTGCCTCGTACGAACTGGCAGCCCGGTTACAACTGAGTGCGCCTGAAGTGCTCGACCTTTCCGGAGAAACCGAGGCCACCCGACGTCTCTACGGGCTTGATGAGGAGATCACGGCCGACTTTGGCCGCAACTGTCTCATTGCCCGCCGATTGCTGGAACGCGGGGTGCGCTTCGTCCAACTCTGGAGTGGCGCGGACAATGGCTTCCCGCGTCGCAACTGGGATTCTCATGAGGACCTCGAACGCGATCACGGCGAGATGGCCAGGAGCATGGATCGTCCGGCCGCCGCCTTGATCAAAGACTTGAAAACGCGAGGACTTCTCGACGACACGATTATTCTCTGGACCACTGAATTCGGTCGGATGCCCTGCAGTCAGGGGGGCAAGGGACGCGACCACAATCCCTTCACCTTCACCTCGTGGCTGGCCGGTGGTGGCATCAAGGGAGGCGTGACCTTTGGCGCAAGCGACGAATGGTCGTACAAGGCGGTGGAGGATGTGACCACCGGCTACGACCTGCACGCGACCCTCTTGCATCTGCTCGGGATCGACCATACCAAACTGACCGTGCGACACGACGGGATCGACCGTCGCCTGACCGACGTTCACGGACACGTGATCGAACCGATTCTTGCCTGA
- a CDS encoding 2-hydroxyacid dehydrogenase — MELNRNLPRVAADGPLDSTVMGLLSDRVELLPWDATDGGMGRVDGLYTYGHPTVDAAMLDRLPGLRVVSNYGVGIDHIDLGAAMDRGIPVGNTPGVLDGATADMGFALLLATARRLVEGDRYARSAAFTRYDPGYMLGREVHGSTLGIVGMGRIGEKVARRAIGFDMTVLYHNCRPRPQVEDELGLRYVGFEELLAASDFVVLCVPLTDRTRGLINASSLKRMKASAVLVNIARGPVVVTDDLLDALRSGTIAAAGLDVTDPEPLPRDHPLLGLENVVISPHLGSATDRTRLRMAEGSVANLIAGLAGKPLPCPVAARPPERS, encoded by the coding sequence ATGGAACTGAACCGCAATCTCCCCCGGGTCGCGGCCGACGGCCCGCTCGATTCGACCGTGATGGGACTGCTCTCTGATCGGGTCGAGTTGCTCCCCTGGGACGCCACCGACGGAGGGATGGGCCGTGTCGACGGACTCTACACGTACGGGCATCCGACCGTCGATGCCGCGATGCTCGACCGCCTGCCGGGGCTCCGCGTCGTGAGCAACTACGGGGTGGGAATCGACCACATTGACCTGGGCGCGGCGATGGATCGGGGAATTCCGGTCGGGAACACGCCGGGGGTGCTCGACGGCGCGACGGCCGACATGGGTTTCGCCTTGCTGCTGGCCACAGCCCGACGCCTGGTGGAAGGGGACCGCTACGCCCGATCCGCCGCCTTCACCCGATACGATCCGGGATACATGCTTGGTCGAGAAGTTCACGGCTCGACGCTCGGAATTGTCGGCATGGGCCGGATCGGCGAGAAGGTCGCGCGGCGGGCGATCGGGTTCGACATGACGGTCCTCTACCACAACTGTCGTCCTCGGCCCCAGGTAGAGGACGAGTTGGGGCTTCGATACGTCGGGTTCGAGGAACTGCTGGCGGCGAGTGACTTCGTGGTTCTTTGCGTGCCCCTGACCGATCGGACCCGGGGCTTGATCAACGCATCGAGCTTGAAACGGATGAAGGCGAGCGCCGTGCTCGTCAACATCGCGCGAGGCCCTGTGGTGGTGACGGATGACCTGCTCGATGCGCTCCGGTCTGGGACGATCGCCGCCGCCGGGCTCGACGTGACCGACCCGGAACCGCTGCCCCGTGATCATCCCCTGCTCGGCCTGGAAAACGTCGTGATCAGCCCCCACCTCGGCAGTGCGACCGATCGGACGCGACTTCGGATGGCCGAGGGATCGGTGGCGAACCTGATCGCAGGGCTGGCGGGTAAGCCGCTGCCCTGCCCCGTGGCCGCACGGCCCCCGGAGCGTTCGTGA
- a CDS encoding right-handed parallel beta-helix repeat-containing protein: MKRSFVLLLTPALAALVWVMLGPDSGIAQQGEDRLPGARPTIEAIHYPSLQAAIDALPPEGGMVVLPAGTFEIKEPLKLHSEDVSIQGSGTATHIKNIGGEKSPAFVIEPKDYDTNPRARIWRIHLSNFRITGHEQSGHGIAARGVNELFIEGVTVSEHGGDGILLENCYEDPRICNSLITYNKRTGLNLIGCHDIVVAANQFEENQDALHCIDGYNLCMTGNCLDDHLGNGVVIENTYGSVVSGNMIEECQGTGIILDRDCYGIALSANVIAHEFADGIDLRDAHGITVSANSFPIVQRHALIIGPASAHIAVTGNSFADSTIGPGEERRLEGDRQAGGVVLDGTRDIALSGNVFSGVRPKAVEVRGEVQRVTFDGNVLVDVESDHEQLIDSELGELVTP; encoded by the coding sequence ATGAAACGCTCATTCGTGCTGCTGCTCACCCCCGCCCTGGCCGCATTGGTCTGGGTGATGCTTGGCCCCGATTCCGGGATCGCCCAGCAAGGGGAAGACCGACTGCCCGGGGCTCGACCGACCATCGAGGCCATTCATTACCCGAGCCTCCAGGCGGCAATCGATGCCCTTCCTCCCGAAGGTGGGATGGTCGTGCTTCCCGCGGGAACGTTTGAAATCAAGGAGCCGTTAAAACTTCATTCGGAAGACGTTTCCATTCAAGGGTCCGGCACCGCGACCCACATCAAGAATATCGGTGGCGAAAAGTCTCCCGCCTTTGTGATCGAACCGAAGGATTACGATACGAATCCCCGAGCGCGCATCTGGCGCATTCACCTCTCGAATTTCCGGATCACCGGCCATGAGCAAAGTGGGCACGGGATCGCCGCCCGAGGGGTGAACGAATTGTTCATCGAGGGTGTGACCGTCAGCGAGCACGGCGGCGATGGGATCTTGCTGGAGAATTGCTACGAAGACCCCCGCATTTGCAACTCGTTGATCACCTACAACAAAAGAACAGGTCTAAACCTGATTGGCTGTCATGATATCGTCGTTGCCGCCAACCAGTTCGAGGAAAACCAGGACGCGCTTCACTGCATCGACGGCTACAATCTCTGCATGACCGGCAACTGCCTGGATGATCATCTTGGCAACGGCGTGGTCATCGAGAACACTTATGGATCGGTCGTCTCAGGGAACATGATCGAGGAATGCCAGGGAACCGGTATCATTCTCGACCGCGACTGCTACGGGATCGCTCTGAGCGCCAATGTCATCGCTCATGAATTTGCCGATGGAATTGACCTGAGGGATGCCCACGGCATCACCGTTTCGGCCAATTCCTTCCCGATCGTGCAACGGCATGCGTTGATCATTGGTCCGGCGAGTGCTCACATCGCCGTCACTGGCAACAGCTTCGCCGATAGTACGATTGGACCGGGTGAGGAACGTCGGCTGGAAGGGGACCGTCAGGCCGGCGGCGTGGTGCTGGACGGCACCCGAGACATCGCCCTCAGTGGCAACGTCTTTTCCGGGGTCCGTCCCAAGGCCGTTGAGGTCCGAGGCGAGGTCCAGCGCGTGACGTTCGACGGCAACGTGCTGGTCGATGTCGAGAGCGATCATGAGCAGTTGATCGACTCGGAACTCGGAGAACTCGTCACCCCCTGA
- a CDS encoding PSD1 and planctomycete cytochrome C domain-containing protein, which produces MMIGTLTLLGLTMTGPIDDADLLIDRVAPILESRCLHCHSGDRPKGSLSLETRDGLRVGGFSGPAIDSEDPEFSLLLDVVSGGEPQMPPEGDPLNAEQVEAIRQWLDAGAPWPEGVTLRDRRFEGAWWSLVPLRRPEIPEVSPTSTVRNPIDAFILDRLKAEGLTPAPEADRRTLIRRATYDLTGLPPTPEAVDAFLADESPDAFERVIDRLLASPRYGERRARRWLDLVHYADTHGYDKDKRRPHAWRYRDYVIESLNEDTPYARFIEEQIAGDVLFPGEPERLIATGFIAAGPWDFVGHVELREGTVDKEKTRLIDRDDMLANTMSTFVSLTVHCARCHDHKFDPIPQVDYYRLQAVFAGVERGDRPIDDAGSLVYAALPREPRPIRLLNRGDVESPGEEVSPGALSCVSTLNPEIEATSDEGARRAALARWITDPENPLTWRSFVNRAWQDAFGRGIVDTPSDFGRNGSMPTHPELLDWLAVEFRDSGGSIKALDRLIMTSNTYRQASTHHETNARIDAGNRFVWRQERRRLEAEEIRDATLFASGVLDDTMGGPGFDLFRFKDDHSPIYDHDDPEWIDPVDGRRRAVYRFVVRSVPNPFIECLDGADPNINVPVRNETITALQALALLNDPFMIARSEDLASRVQAVADDLGAQIDSAYRLTVARSPTPDERLVMVSYAREHGLAAACRILFNLNEFVFLD; this is translated from the coding sequence ATGATGATTGGCACATTGACACTGCTCGGTCTGACGATGACGGGGCCGATCGACGACGCTGATCTGCTGATCGATCGAGTCGCGCCGATTCTGGAATCGCGATGCCTGCACTGCCACAGCGGCGACCGACCGAAGGGATCGCTCTCGCTCGAAACCCGGGACGGGCTTCGAGTGGGAGGCTTCAGCGGACCGGCCATTGATTCGGAAGATCCGGAATTCAGCCTGCTGCTGGATGTGGTTTCGGGAGGGGAGCCGCAAATGCCTCCCGAAGGCGACCCTCTCAACGCTGAGCAGGTCGAGGCGATCCGCCAGTGGCTCGACGCGGGAGCCCCCTGGCCCGAGGGCGTGACCCTGCGCGATCGGCGTTTCGAGGGAGCGTGGTGGTCGCTCGTCCCCTTGAGGCGTCCGGAGATTCCCGAGGTTTCCCCCACGTCTACCGTCCGCAATCCGATCGATGCCTTCATTCTCGACCGGCTCAAGGCCGAGGGGCTCACCCCTGCTCCGGAAGCCGATCGGCGGACCTTGATCCGTCGGGCCACCTACGACTTGACCGGCTTGCCGCCGACCCCCGAAGCGGTCGATGCCTTTCTTGCCGACGAGTCGCCCGATGCCTTCGAACGGGTGATCGATCGCCTGCTCGCTTCGCCTCGCTACGGCGAACGTCGGGCCCGCCGCTGGCTGGATCTGGTTCACTACGCCGACACCCACGGCTACGATAAGGACAAACGCCGTCCTCACGCCTGGCGCTATCGTGATTATGTGATCGAGTCGTTGAATGAAGACACCCCTTACGCTCGATTCATTGAGGAACAGATCGCCGGAGACGTTCTCTTTCCCGGAGAACCGGAACGCCTGATCGCCACCGGGTTCATCGCCGCCGGCCCCTGGGATTTTGTCGGCCATGTCGAGCTGCGTGAAGGGACCGTCGACAAGGAAAAAACACGATTGATCGACCGAGACGACATGCTGGCCAACACGATGTCCACATTCGTCAGCCTCACCGTCCATTGCGCCCGCTGCCACGATCACAAGTTCGACCCGATTCCTCAGGTGGATTACTACCGGCTCCAGGCCGTGTTTGCCGGTGTCGAACGGGGGGACCGACCCATCGACGACGCAGGCTCACTCGTTTATGCAGCCTTACCTCGTGAACCCCGACCGATTCGCTTGCTGAACCGAGGAGACGTGGAGTCTCCTGGCGAGGAGGTTTCGCCCGGGGCCCTGTCCTGCGTCAGCACGCTCAACCCGGAGATCGAAGCGACCTCGGACGAGGGAGCACGGCGAGCAGCGTTGGCCCGTTGGATCACTGATCCCGAGAATCCGCTGACCTGGCGATCGTTCGTCAACCGCGCCTGGCAGGATGCGTTCGGTCGAGGGATCGTGGACACACCAAGCGACTTTGGCCGGAACGGGTCGATGCCAACCCACCCGGAATTGCTCGACTGGCTGGCCGTCGAATTTCGTGACTCTGGCGGCTCGATCAAGGCGCTCGATCGCTTGATCATGACCAGCAACACGTATCGACAAGCATCGACCCATCACGAGACAAACGCCCGAATCGATGCAGGCAATCGGTTCGTCTGGCGTCAGGAACGCCGAAGGCTTGAGGCGGAGGAAATTCGAGACGCGACCCTCTTTGCCTCTGGGGTACTCGATGACACGATGGGCGGGCCTGGCTTCGATCTGTTTCGGTTCAAGGATGACCATTCGCCGATCTACGACCACGATGACCCCGAGTGGATCGACCCGGTTGACGGTCGCCGACGCGCGGTCTATCGGTTCGTGGTGCGAAGCGTTCCGAACCCCTTCATCGAGTGTCTCGACGGGGCGGACCCGAACATTAACGTCCCGGTTCGCAACGAAACCATTACCGCGTTGCAAGCGCTCGCACTCCTGAATGACCCGTTTATGATTGCCCGATCCGAGGACCTCGCCTCCCGAGTCCAAGCGGTGGCGGATGACTTGGGAGCTCAGATCGACTCAGCCTATCGGTTGACCGTGGCCCGATCTCCGACCCCGGACGAGCGTTTGGTAATGGTCTCGTATGCCCGGGAGCACGGGCTGGCGGCAGCCTGTCGCATTCTGTTCAACCTGAATGAATTTGTGTTTCTCGATTAA
- a CDS encoding class I SAM-dependent methyltransferase, with product MTRFLALTLLIGSVAVTAEAQDKPGAPPELNESFRNPDVDQYVERFESESREVATLRDEVLKILKIQPGMRVADVGAGTGLYTIPMAEAVGAQGAVFAVDISPNFLNFIARRAQQQALVNVCTVLGTQDSTQLPPETLDLVFICDTYHHFENPPAVLGSIHRSMKPGARLVVIDFDRREGVSSPFIMEHVRADAQTFIQEISSAGFRPIDMEEIDLPPFEENFMTIFVREGQQTGSTPETRR from the coding sequence ATGACTCGATTCCTCGCCCTCACACTGCTTATCGGTTCCGTTGCAGTTACCGCGGAAGCCCAGGACAAGCCCGGCGCACCACCGGAACTGAACGAGTCGTTCCGCAATCCCGATGTGGATCAGTATGTCGAGCGCTTCGAGAGTGAGTCGCGCGAGGTCGCCACGCTGCGGGACGAGGTGCTGAAGATTCTCAAGATTCAACCCGGAATGCGCGTCGCCGACGTGGGGGCAGGGACCGGACTCTACACGATTCCGATGGCCGAGGCCGTGGGAGCGCAGGGGGCCGTTTTTGCGGTGGACATCTCCCCGAACTTTCTCAACTTCATTGCCAGGCGGGCTCAGCAGCAAGCACTCGTCAACGTCTGCACAGTCCTCGGAACCCAGGACTCGACCCAGTTGCCGCCCGAGACGCTCGACCTGGTGTTCATCTGCGACACCTACCACCACTTCGAAAACCCGCCCGCCGTCCTCGGTTCGATCCATCGGAGCATGAAGCCGGGTGCCCGGCTAGTGGTCATTGATTTTGACCGTCGCGAAGGGGTCAGCTCGCCCTTCATCATGGAACACGTCCGAGCCGACGCCCAGACCTTTATCCAGGAAATCTCCTCGGCAGGCTTTCGGCCGATCGACATGGAAGAAATCGACCTTCCCCCCTTCGAGGAAAACTTCATGACCATCTTCGTCCGAGAGGGCCAGCAGACGGGCTCGACTCCGGAGACCCGTCGCTGA
- a CDS encoding SDR family NAD(P)-dependent oxidoreductase: protein MRIELGGEVAMIFGAARGIGRAIAEGFSEAGATVAYVDRSPSVGFVAGQYRRHSGRPTAAYVADVTDFDVMCQVADDAFRDLGRVDHLVYAAAIGSGKFGMPFWNLDPGDWDQVLRVNLLGAVHVGHAFAPRMAEAGRGTITMIASVAGQIGSATDPPYSASKAALINFAQCAARDLAASNVRVNTINPGMVNTPLNRSVYEAWTATQPREARQSWEEWTSEKIQRLVPLNRWQEPEDLAAMAVFLASSLAKNITGQTINVDGGYVMHW, encoded by the coding sequence ATGCGGATTGAACTGGGTGGCGAGGTCGCCATGATCTTTGGTGCCGCCCGAGGAATTGGCCGGGCCATTGCCGAGGGTTTCAGCGAGGCGGGGGCCACGGTCGCCTACGTCGATCGCAGCCCGTCGGTCGGCTTTGTCGCGGGGCAATATCGCCGCCATTCCGGCCGGCCGACCGCCGCGTATGTGGCGGATGTGACCGACTTCGACGTGATGTGCCAGGTTGCCGATGATGCCTTTCGGGATCTCGGCCGGGTCGATCACCTCGTCTACGCCGCGGCCATCGGTTCGGGAAAGTTCGGGATGCCCTTCTGGAACCTCGACCCGGGTGATTGGGACCAGGTCCTCCGGGTCAATCTGCTGGGGGCGGTTCACGTCGGGCACGCCTTTGCTCCCCGGATGGCCGAAGCGGGTAGGGGAACGATCACCATGATTGCCTCGGTTGCCGGGCAGATCGGCTCGGCCACCGATCCCCCCTATAGCGCCTCGAAGGCCGCCCTGATCAACTTCGCACAGTGTGCCGCACGCGACCTGGCCGCGAGCAACGTCCGGGTCAACACGATCAACCCCGGTATGGTCAACACGCCGCTCAATCGCTCGGTGTATGAGGCCTGGACGGCCACACAACCCCGAGAAGCGCGCCAGAGCTGGGAGGAGTGGACGTCGGAGAAGATCCAACGTTTGGTGCCGCTCAATCGCTGGCAGGAGCCGGAAGATCTCGCGGCGATGGCGGTCTTCCTGGCCTCCTCCCTGGCGAAGAATATCACGGGTCAAACAATCAACGTGGACGGCGGCTACGTCATGCACTGGTAG
- a CDS encoding Gfo/Idh/MocA family protein: MRTNMNRRGFLGAGAATLGYFYSAPAYSAARMGRKPNETLRFAGIGVGGKGSSDIDQAGNLGEIVALCDIDEGHLAPKIAKWPSAKVFYDFRELLDTMEKEIDAVTVSTPDHTHALPSVTAIRMGKHVYCQKPLTQTVFESRVLKEEARKYGVCTQMGNQGSAEDGLRRAVELIQDGLIGPVTEVHVWTNRPVWPQAPTITARPDKADVWPDGIHWDQFIGGAPLRPFVEKVYHPFNWRGWWDYGTGAIGDMACHTANMAFRALKLAHPVAISAENGELNPETFPAWARVNIEFPARGDMPPVTLTWYEGRLDGELVLPPKELQAKILSPGEKLPGSGSILVGEKGILYSPNDYGARYRLHPEALAEGKNLETPERLPSNNRGDQGMKNEWVEAIKAGKPEIAYSNFDEASLLTEAFLLGNVAIRTGKRLEWDGPGMQVTNYPEANKLIQTEYRRGWEVTRS; this comes from the coding sequence ATGAGAACGAACATGAATCGTCGCGGCTTCCTGGGTGCCGGGGCAGCAACCCTCGGCTACTTCTACTCGGCCCCGGCCTACTCAGCCGCCCGCATGGGCCGCAAGCCGAACGAGACGCTCCGCTTCGCCGGCATCGGCGTGGGCGGGAAAGGAAGCAGCGACATTGACCAGGCCGGCAACCTCGGCGAGATCGTCGCGCTTTGCGACATCGACGAAGGCCACCTGGCCCCGAAAATCGCCAAGTGGCCCTCGGCGAAGGTCTTCTACGACTTCCGAGAGCTGCTTGACACGATGGAAAAGGAGATCGACGCCGTCACCGTCAGCACTCCGGACCACACCCACGCCCTGCCGTCGGTCACGGCCATCCGCATGGGCAAGCACGTCTACTGCCAGAAGCCCCTGACGCAGACCGTCTTCGAGTCTCGCGTGCTGAAGGAAGAAGCCCGCAAGTACGGCGTCTGCACCCAGATGGGGAACCAGGGGTCGGCCGAGGACGGGCTCCGACGCGCCGTCGAGCTGATCCAGGACGGACTCATCGGCCCGGTCACCGAGGTCCACGTCTGGACCAACCGGCCCGTCTGGCCCCAGGCCCCGACCATCACCGCCCGCCCGGACAAGGCCGACGTCTGGCCCGACGGCATCCACTGGGATCAGTTCATCGGCGGCGCTCCGCTGCGGCCGTTCGTGGAGAAGGTCTACCACCCGTTCAACTGGCGAGGCTGGTGGGACTACGGCACCGGCGCCATCGGCGACATGGCCTGCCACACGGCCAACATGGCCTTCCGAGCCCTGAAACTGGCCCACCCGGTCGCCATCTCGGCCGAGAACGGTGAGCTGAACCCCGAGACCTTCCCCGCCTGGGCCCGCGTGAACATCGAGTTCCCCGCCCGAGGCGACATGCCCCCCGTGACCCTGACCTGGTACGAAGGCCGTCTGGACGGCGAACTCGTCCTGCCGCCGAAGGAGCTGCAAGCCAAGATCCTCTCGCCAGGCGAAAAACTGCCCGGCAGCGGCTCGATCCTCGTCGGCGAGAAGGGGATTCTCTATTCGCCGAACGACTACGGCGCCCGCTACCGCCTCCACCCGGAGGCCCTCGCCGAAGGCAAGAACCTCGAAACCCCCGAACGCCTGCCCAGCAATAACCGAGGCGACCAGGGCATGAAGAACGAGTGGGTCGAGGCCATCAAGGCCGGGAAACCCGAGATTGCCTACTCGAACTTCGATGAGGCCAGCCTGCTGACCGAGGCCTTCCTGCTCGGCAACGTCGCCATCCGAACCGGCAAGCGCCTGGAATGGGACGGCCCGGGGATGCAGGTCACTAACTATCCCGAAGCCAACAAACTGATCCAGACCGAGTACCGCCGCGGCTGGGAAGTGACCCGCTCGTAA
- a CDS encoding APC family permease has protein sequence MAAPDEHSPTEAPKELPTSYGLTTATFVVVSSMVGTGVLTTSGYTSFAVGSNAWMLGLWVVGAVIALCGALSLSELAAAIPRSGGDYVFLFEAYGPLAAFLSGWVSFLIGFGAPIAATSVAAGEYLLRPLGLDEETALIGRRLVATGLILLFGHLHGRTRTGSVGVHGAATIVKIGLLSTLAIAGIAAGWGRWENLADAPAVDQVDRSLVLAAFASLVYVYYSYTGWNAAAYLAGEVENPQRRLPQAIFLGIAGVVVLYLAMNLFYALAVTPSDLAEVVSQAEAAGDPSPMSRLAPIAEIASTRLFGPRIGAALSVVIGLTLLASLSAFILTGPRVAYAMARAGQFPAVAARLTGTAQTPAVATAMQISWSLILLWTGTFQQIIIYAGVGLALFSMLTITSVYALRIRQPDLHRPFRTPGYPVVPAIYLTATSSLTIAVCIEKPQEAIAALASIAVGVPFFYGWRWLSHRRGSASASS, from the coding sequence ATGGCTGCCCCTGACGAGCACTCACCGACCGAAGCCCCGAAGGAACTGCCCACCTCGTATGGCCTGACCACGGCGACCTTTGTCGTGGTCTCGAGCATGGTCGGCACGGGAGTGCTGACGACGTCGGGCTATACGTCGTTTGCGGTGGGGAGTAACGCCTGGATGCTCGGCCTCTGGGTGGTCGGCGCGGTGATCGCCCTCTGCGGCGCGCTGTCGCTTTCCGAGCTGGCGGCGGCCATCCCTCGATCAGGGGGCGATTATGTCTTCCTGTTTGAGGCGTATGGTCCGCTGGCGGCCTTCCTCTCGGGATGGGTCTCCTTTCTAATCGGCTTCGGAGCGCCGATCGCGGCGACCTCGGTCGCGGCCGGGGAGTACCTGCTCCGACCGCTCGGGCTTGATGAGGAGACGGCCCTGATCGGCCGGAGACTGGTGGCGACCGGCTTGATCCTGTTGTTCGGGCATCTGCACGGCCGGACCCGAACAGGATCGGTTGGCGTGCATGGGGCTGCCACGATCGTCAAGATCGGCCTGCTCTCCACCCTGGCGATCGCCGGGATTGCCGCGGGATGGGGACGCTGGGAAAACCTGGCCGATGCCCCGGCCGTCGATCAGGTCGATCGGAGCCTGGTCCTCGCCGCGTTTGCATCGCTCGTTTATGTGTACTATTCCTATACGGGATGGAACGCGGCGGCCTACCTCGCCGGAGAGGTCGAAAATCCCCAGCGGAGGCTCCCCCAGGCGATCTTCCTGGGGATCGCCGGCGTGGTCGTGCTCTACCTGGCGATGAACCTCTTCTATGCCCTCGCCGTGACGCCCAGCGACCTGGCGGAGGTCGTTTCCCAGGCCGAGGCCGCGGGCGATCCCAGCCCGATGAGTCGCCTGGCCCCGATCGCAGAGATTGCCTCGACCCGACTCTTTGGCCCCCGGATCGGGGCGGCCCTGTCGGTAGTCATCGGCCTGACATTGCTCGCCTCGCTCAGCGCCTTCATCCTCACCGGGCCTCGGGTGGCCTATGCGATGGCGCGGGCCGGTCAGTTCCCCGCTGTGGCTGCCCGACTCACCGGGACCGCTCAGACTCCGGCCGTGGCGACCGCGATGCAGATCTCCTGGTCGCTCATCCTGCTCTGGACCGGGACGTTTCAGCAAATCATCATTTACGCGGGGGTTGGCCTTGCGCTGTTCTCGATGCTGACGATCACGTCCGTCTATGCGCTCCGGATCCGCCAACCAGACCTCCACCGGCCGTTCCGGACGCCTGGCTATCCGGTCGTCCCGGCGATTTATCTGACGGCGACCTCGTCATTGACCATCGCGGTCTGCATCGAGAAGCCGCAAGAAGCGATCGCGGCGCTCGCGAGTATCGCCGTCGGTGTGCCATTTTTCTACGGCTGGCGATGGCTGTCACACCGACGAGGCTCCGCTTCGGCGTCGTCCTGA